From a single bacterium genomic region:
- a CDS encoding BamA/TamA family outer membrane protein, giving the protein MRSLCLFLPAFLLLPASSFAQPDPTRYDSILVDEVLIEGNESFDDSELLINLQTQETPWGFFSCLYNNIGARFPLAKEPQFFDYPAFQDDQKTLLTFYRNHGFFNAKVEGSYTRLEDDDGIFVKFIIDEGAPSMIDSIAYRNLDSLPAGVQDEVLSDRLLVPGRRYNAADVASERGRVLSILGNTGYPRAFSDSILVERKLSNNNVVIKLGFHHGRRLYFDGISEKIIGVNELNLARQIIYDRLDFRTGDVYSKAALYEGQVSLNRLGVFSYVSLTPDLPPIENRQDSLVRIQLELAPRKRFELAPAVILNNQLRGLTTGAEVSFLMRNVFGGAQSLTTRVNYLGRIGDFGRDFTKTYLSTSQLTFEQPYLFSNKNSAIFTSSYSLVAEQNLARGSIIQFAVGAKRYFSPSLIGDVTWTYEISEFTGDAKALLGRGLINIDTTETINFRNSIRGLSLQYDVTDDLFNPTGGYSLKGLFEEAGYLEDLGISPLPQNDAAKGIRSTEYVKLEGLFRYFADMSANETTIYGFKFRLGGIFRYGRSKEEDLPVPPNRRYYAGGASSVRGWTSRQLASNPELINIGSNALLELSSEFRWHLWPDAGNWLDGFWLVTFGDAGNLWEEFNQIAVREIALAVGFGIRYNMFIGPIRVDFGMKVYDPSLPGYQWFYEKRLWGDVVRKGVFQFGIGHAF; this is encoded by the coding sequence TTGCGCTCATTGTGTCTGTTCCTTCCTGCCTTCCTGCTGCTCCCCGCATCCTCCTTCGCACAGCCAGATCCCACACGCTACGATTCCATCCTCGTCGATGAAGTACTCATCGAAGGAAATGAGAGCTTCGATGACAGTGAACTGCTGATCAACCTGCAGACACAGGAAACACCGTGGGGATTTTTCAGCTGCCTGTACAACAATATCGGCGCACGCTTCCCGCTGGCGAAGGAACCGCAGTTTTTTGACTACCCGGCATTTCAGGACGATCAGAAAACCCTCCTCACGTTTTACCGGAACCACGGGTTTTTCAACGCGAAGGTTGAAGGCAGCTATACACGACTCGAGGATGATGACGGCATATTCGTGAAATTCATCATTGATGAGGGCGCGCCTTCGATGATCGATTCGATTGCCTATCGCAACCTCGACAGCCTTCCTGCCGGGGTGCAGGATGAGGTCCTTTCGGACCGCCTGCTTGTTCCGGGACGCCGATACAACGCGGCTGATGTCGCATCGGAACGCGGCCGCGTTCTCTCCATTCTCGGGAATACGGGGTATCCACGTGCGTTTTCAGACAGCATTCTCGTCGAGCGGAAACTTTCAAACAACAACGTCGTGATTAAGCTGGGCTTCCATCACGGTCGCCGCCTCTACTTCGATGGCATCTCGGAAAAAATTATCGGAGTGAATGAACTCAACCTCGCGCGGCAGATCATTTATGACCGCCTGGATTTCAGGACGGGCGATGTGTATTCCAAGGCCGCGCTGTATGAAGGACAGGTGAGCCTCAATCGCCTGGGAGTTTTTTCCTACGTCTCGCTCACGCCTGATTTGCCCCCGATCGAGAACCGACAGGATTCACTTGTTCGCATCCAGCTGGAGTTGGCTCCACGCAAGCGATTCGAACTGGCCCCCGCCGTGATCCTGAACAATCAGCTGCGTGGTCTGACGACGGGTGCTGAAGTGTCCTTTCTCATGCGCAATGTGTTTGGCGGGGCACAGTCGCTGACCACACGTGTCAACTACCTCGGCAGGATTGGAGACTTTGGACGGGACTTTACGAAAACCTACCTGAGCACCTCGCAGCTGACATTTGAACAGCCGTACCTGTTTTCAAACAAGAATTCTGCAATTTTTACATCTTCATACAGCCTGGTCGCAGAACAAAATCTCGCGCGCGGCAGCATCATTCAGTTCGCTGTCGGTGCCAAGCGCTACTTCAGTCCATCGCTGATCGGTGATGTGACATGGACGTATGAAATCTCGGAATTCACCGGCGACGCGAAGGCGCTGCTGGGCAGGGGCCTGATCAATATCGATACGACGGAAACCATCAATTTCCGTAACAGTATTCGTGGACTCTCACTCCAATACGACGTTACCGACGATCTGTTCAATCCCACAGGCGGCTATTCGCTGAAAGGCCTATTCGAGGAAGCCGGGTATCTCGAAGACCTCGGTATCAGTCCCCTCCCGCAGAACGATGCCGCGAAGGGAATACGCTCCACCGAGTACGTAAAGCTCGAGGGACTGTTCCGCTACTTCGCGGACATGTCGGCGAATGAGACGACGATTTACGGTTTCAAATTCCGTCTCGGCGGCATTTTCCGATACGGAAGAAGCAAGGAGGAAGATCTCCCGGTACCACCGAACCGCCGCTATTATGCCGGAGGCGCATCGAGTGTGCGCGGATGGACCTCGCGGCAGCTCGCTTCGAATCCCGAACTGATCAATATCGGGAGTAATGCCCTGCTCGAGCTGAGCAGTGAGTTCCGCTGGCATCTCTGGCCGGACGCCGGGAACTGGCTGGATGGATTCTGGCTGGTGACCTTCGGAGACGCAGGCAATCTGTGGGAGGAGTTCAACCAGATCGCTGTGCGCGAAATTGCCCTTGCAGTGGGTTTCGGAATACGCTACAACATGTTTATCGGTCCCATTCGCGTGGATTTCGGTATGAAAGTCTACGATCCTTCGCTGCCGGGGTATCAATGGTTCTACGAAAAACGTCTCTGGGGTGACGTGGTACGGAAAGGGGTGTTTCAATTCGGTATCGGCCACGCATTCTGA
- a CDS encoding DUF2795 domain-containing protein: protein MIWTMELASWLDDAPFPATRDELIDYATRIGAPLQVIENLQELEDPDETYESIEDIWPDYPVDEDYFYGDEENDY, encoded by the coding sequence ATGATATGGACCATGGAACTCGCTTCCTGGCTCGACGATGCACCTTTCCCCGCAACACGAGATGAATTGATTGATTACGCAACGCGCATTGGTGCCCCATTGCAGGTGATCGAGAACCTTCAGGAACTCGAAGATCCTGATGAAACTTATGAGTCCATCGAAGACATCTGGCCTGACTATCCGGTGGATGAAGACTATTTTTACGGTGACGAGGAAAACGACTATTAA